One Solibacillus sp. R5-41 DNA segment encodes these proteins:
- a CDS encoding ABC transporter permease has product MPKNVITGVENFSQPQFYTYNKIWTKPFILAVIVVIILGAISLFTGVYDIRGQEDGMEMFFITRVPRTVALMLTGAAMAMAGLVMQLITQNRFVEPTTTGTIEWAGLGLLIVYLVFPAPTLVLRMTGAIIFSFIGTMIFFLFLRRVKLRSSLIVPIIGLMLGAVISAVSTFMGLFFQMTQVIESWFVGSFAGVQVGRYEYLWVIVIVTILIFMYANRLTLAGLGEDVATSLGVNYNRLILLANGLIAVAVGIVAAVIGNLPFLGLIVPNIVSMFRGDDLRSNLPWVCVIGMGTITLCDIISRTIIMPFEVPVSLILGTVGAVVFTTILLRQRKPRRLR; this is encoded by the coding sequence GTGCCGAAAAATGTCATAACCGGGGTTGAGAATTTTTCTCAGCCCCAGTTTTATACCTATAATAAAATATGGACAAAACCTTTTATATTAGCAGTTATCGTCGTAATTATTTTAGGGGCGATATCACTGTTTACTGGAGTTTATGATATACGTGGCCAAGAAGATGGAATGGAAATGTTTTTCATCACTCGTGTTCCAAGAACTGTAGCACTAATGCTTACCGGAGCTGCTATGGCAATGGCAGGACTCGTAATGCAACTTATAACACAAAATCGTTTTGTAGAACCTACCACAACAGGAACAATTGAATGGGCAGGCTTGGGACTCCTCATTGTGTATTTAGTATTTCCAGCACCAACTTTAGTGCTTAGAATGACGGGTGCAATCATTTTTTCTTTTATAGGAACTATGATTTTCTTTTTATTCTTAAGAAGAGTTAAACTTCGCTCGTCTTTAATTGTCCCAATCATTGGATTGATGCTTGGAGCAGTCATTTCTGCAGTGTCAACTTTTATGGGACTCTTTTTTCAAATGACACAAGTTATTGAAAGTTGGTTTGTTGGTTCTTTTGCGGGTGTTCAAGTTGGAAGATATGAATATTTATGGGTCATTGTTATTGTTACTATCCTTATTTTCATGTATGCGAATCGATTGACTTTAGCTGGACTAGGGGAAGATGTTGCAACAAGTCTTGGCGTAAATTATAACAGGCTCATTCTTTTGGCTAATGGTCTTATTGCTGTTGCAGTTGGAATTGTTGCGGCTGTTATTGGAAACCTACCTTTTTTAGGTTTAATCGTTCCAAATATTGTTTCAATGTTTAGAGGGGATGATCTTAGAAGTAATTTGCCATGGGTATGTGTGATCGGAATGGGCACTATCACTCTTTGTGACATAATTTCTCGAACAATAATTATGCCTTTTGAAGTACCTGTCTCTTTAATACTTGGAACAGTGGGAGCAGTCGTATTTACTACTATTTTATTGAGACAAAGAAAACCAAGGAGGCTAAGATGA
- a CDS encoding siderophore ABC transporter substrate-binding protein, with amino-acid sequence MRKFKLTVIMAIFVLVLAACSNSSNEPAKTEPKEKEKETAEVTTVEITDAHGTVTVPVNPKNVVALDNRTFETLADWDIELAAVPKGVMPADSPYVADEKVQDIGNHGEPKLEIIAAVNPELVIVGQRFGDYYEDIKKLVPNAAVIDLSFDVSEEAGAPGENLVNGLKGATITLGQIFDKNEEAKKMTADFDQAIEKAKSAYNGKDKVMSIIVSGGDIGFSAPHSGRVWGPMYDIFGWTPALEVEDSSTNHQGDEVSVEAIAQSNPDWLFVLDRDASINSTDEKIPAKDVVENSPALQNTKAVTEGNIIYAPNDTYTNESLQTFIELFDNIANSLAK; translated from the coding sequence ATGAGAAAGTTTAAATTAACTGTAATTATGGCAATATTTGTTTTGGTGTTGGCAGCTTGTTCAAATTCAAGTAATGAACCTGCTAAAACTGAACCTAAGGAGAAAGAAAAAGAAACTGCAGAGGTTACAACAGTTGAAATCACTGATGCTCATGGAACTGTTACGGTTCCTGTAAATCCTAAGAATGTAGTTGCTTTAGATAATAGAACGTTTGAAACTTTAGCTGATTGGGATATTGAGTTAGCGGCTGTTCCAAAGGGTGTAATGCCTGCAGATTCACCATATGTAGCTGATGAAAAAGTTCAAGATATTGGGAATCATGGTGAACCAAAACTTGAAATTATTGCAGCTGTAAATCCTGAACTTGTAATTGTTGGTCAAAGATTTGGTGACTATTATGAGGATATAAAAAAATTAGTACCAAATGCAGCTGTTATTGATCTTAGTTTTGATGTTTCTGAGGAAGCTGGTGCACCTGGAGAAAACTTAGTAAATGGACTTAAAGGTGCAACAATTACTTTGGGACAAATTTTTGATAAAAATGAAGAGGCTAAAAAAATGACAGCTGATTTTGATCAAGCTATCGAAAAAGCTAAGTCTGCATATAACGGAAAAGATAAAGTTATGAGTATTATAGTTTCTGGAGGAGATATTGGTTTTTCAGCTCCACACTCTGGACGTGTTTGGGGACCAATGTATGACATTTTTGGATGGACTCCTGCATTAGAAGTTGAAGATTCTTCTACAAACCACCAAGGTGATGAAGTTTCTGTTGAAGCTATTGCACAGAGTAATCCTGATTGGCTATTTGTACTAGATCGTGATGCTTCAATAAATTCTACAGACGAGAAAATTCCTGCTAAGGATGTAGTTGAAAATTCACCTGCTCTTCAAAACACAAAGGCAGTTACTGAAGGTAATATCATTTATGCACCAAATGACACTTACACAAATGAATCACTGCAAACTTTTATAGAGTTATTTGACAACATTGCTAACTCTTTAGCTAAGTAG
- a CDS encoding nucleotide kinase → MSGAITHFFGQAMTGQGIKNVYKEVMNEAKTVYLLKGAHGFKISELLQKLGTYYHDKGAEIEYFHDPLFEQSIEATFVKAPFAILFLAATNPVIEPIIIGDRDQVVSLYDCLDEQKVSSNIPMHSITELKQAYYDKCFDSLSKAIHIHDDWEVETRKSMDWNGLNQQYADLTKQLFGENQLEKSAKLTHRLLGTLTPAGARDTVQSITQNLEKRLFIKGYPGTGKSSMMKKIANEALQRGYDVQLVWCGLDSNSIDMVILPELKFCIFDSTEPHVYFPEKNRSGDEIFDIAKHCHPTEVEENNIKEIVAKYKASIAEATRFAKLFADEERKVREAIDAALNIDEFNKRTAKLFQHL, encoded by the coding sequence TTGAGTGGTGCAATTACCCATTTCTTTGGGCAGGCAATGACTGGGCAAGGCATAAAAAATGTATATAAGGAAGTTATGAATGAAGCAAAAACAGTGTATCTTCTTAAAGGTGCACATGGGTTTAAGATTTCTGAGCTACTCCAAAAACTAGGCACCTACTATCATGATAAAGGTGCTGAAATCGAATATTTTCATGACCCTTTGTTTGAACAGTCAATTGAAGCGACATTTGTAAAAGCACCTTTTGCAATTTTATTTCTTGCTGCAACAAATCCAGTGATTGAACCAATAATTATTGGTGATCGGGATCAGGTCGTTTCCCTCTATGATTGTTTGGATGAGCAAAAGGTTTCTTCAAATATTCCGATGCATTCGATAACTGAATTAAAGCAAGCATATTATGATAAATGCTTTGACTCACTTTCAAAAGCCATTCACATTCACGATGATTGGGAAGTTGAGACGAGAAAAAGTATGGATTGGAATGGATTAAATCAACAGTATGCTGATTTAACAAAGCAGCTTTTCGGAGAGAACCAACTAGAGAAGTCCGCAAAGTTAACACATCGCCTGCTTGGAACATTAACACCAGCAGGGGCTCGTGATACAGTTCAAAGCATAACGCAAAATCTTGAAAAACGATTGTTCATCAAGGGCTATCCAGGTACAGGAAAGTCTTCTATGATGAAAAAAATTGCAAACGAAGCTTTGCAGCGGGGATATGACGTACAGCTTGTGTGGTGTGGGTTAGACTCCAATTCAATTGATATGGTGATTTTGCCTGAATTAAAGTTCTGTATATTTGATAGCACAGAGCCACATGTTTATTTTCCGGAAAAAAACCGTTCCGGCGATGAGATTTTTGATATCGCCAAGCATTGTCACCCAACAGAAGTAGAAGAAAATAATATTAAAGAAATTGTTGCTAAATATAAAGCTTCAATAGCTGAGGCAACACGTTTCGCAAAGTTATTTGCCGACGAAGAAAGAAAAGTTCGGGAAGCGATTGATGCTGCACTAAATATAGATGAATTTAATAAACGAACAGCAAAGTTATTTCAACATTTATAA
- a CDS encoding SRPBCC family protein: protein MLITSQTEIQAPIEVVFSYLEDNDKQKEWMTGLEGTEYLTKLDISNPVGVKFKQRLKEGNRIQEYEGQVTEYNKNNKLSIQMNHPSFLINVSYNLQEISPNSSILNITEEVTAKTVSGKILSILFRVFMKKGLEKQMKALKQCAERQF, encoded by the coding sequence TTGTTAATAACAAGTCAAACGGAGATTCAAGCCCCTATTGAGGTAGTATTCTCTTATTTAGAAGATAATGATAAACAAAAAGAATGGATGACAGGATTAGAAGGAACTGAGTATTTAACGAAGTTAGATATTAGTAATCCAGTTGGTGTTAAGTTTAAACAAAGGTTAAAAGAAGGAAATCGTATTCAAGAGTATGAAGGACAAGTTACTGAATACAATAAAAATAATAAATTAAGTATTCAAATGAATCATCCTTCTTTCTTAATCAATGTTTCATATAACCTTCAAGAAATTAGTCCTAATTCCAGTATTCTTAATATTACAGAAGAAGTGACAGCTAAAACTGTTTCAGGAAAGATATTAAGTATCCTTTTTCGTGTATTTATGAAAAAAGGTTTAGAGAAACAAATGAAGGCATTGAAACAGTGTGCTGAAAGACAATTTTAA
- a CDS encoding DUF421 domain-containing protein codes for MDFFHGQESLTEIQWILRAVITFFFLLMATKIMGQRSIAQLGLLDFAMAITLGNIIAHPLSDEELGLKGSMITMSVLIILYMLGVFLSLKWIPFRHFIDPPPIPLVKNGQIVSANLRKARISVDFLLSELRKEKVEDIQKIALALWEPDGSISSFLYPQHQTPTRADLNIVPEPFSLLSVLIKEGKIDYHELNKSKFSVDWLKNNLTSTHNVEIKDVILATIDQNDNLQVFLYK; via the coding sequence GTGGATTTCTTTCATGGTCAGGAATCACTTACAGAAATTCAATGGATTCTAAGAGCGGTCATTACTTTTTTCTTTTTACTCATGGCGACAAAAATTATGGGGCAGCGCTCTATTGCTCAGTTGGGATTACTTGATTTTGCTATGGCTATAACTCTTGGTAATATCATCGCGCATCCCTTGTCCGATGAAGAATTAGGTTTAAAGGGTTCCATGATTACTATGTCGGTTTTAATTATTTTATATATGCTTGGAGTTTTTTTGAGTTTAAAATGGATACCGTTTCGACATTTTATAGACCCACCTCCGATACCGCTTGTTAAAAACGGGCAAATTGTTTCCGCAAACTTACGAAAGGCACGGATTTCTGTAGATTTTCTTTTATCAGAGTTAAGAAAAGAAAAGGTGGAAGATATTCAAAAAATCGCTCTCGCATTATGGGAACCAGACGGATCTATTTCAAGTTTTCTTTATCCACAACACCAAACTCCAACGCGGGCAGATTTAAATATAGTACCTGAGCCTTTTTCTCTCCTTTCTGTACTCATTAAAGAAGGTAAAATTGATTACCATGAGTTGAACAAATCTAAGTTTTCTGTGGATTGGCTAAAAAATAATCTTACATCGACACATAACGTAGAAATTAAAGATGTCATATTAGCGACAATCGATCAAAATGATAACTTGCAAGTTTTCCTGTACAAATAA